Proteins co-encoded in one Vibrio fortis genomic window:
- a CDS encoding LysR substrate-binding domain-containing protein, whose product MSERTPPFQGIYYFYIAADKGSFKLAAETLFVTAAAVSQQIRQLEDWLGAELFIRQHRKIVLTHEGEVLYLQAKKGFAHLQDGVRRINQDPNPNQLSISTVPSFAQHWLVPRIGDFRERHPDLSMLIEPTNKLITFEDSSIDICIRYGHGDYPNLESRWLMDEVLYPVCHPLYQEKYGIYTVDDLHKAELIEDRWPDMDWSIWLNEVGVEGGHTTLQFDGSHFVLEGALSVQGVALVKHSLVYRYLQEGKLVRIGNTALRPKYNYFLCAPPGYFHRDKIQRFSKWIETQVSEFGNKGREELTIVETDFSLKWSGNSDG is encoded by the coding sequence GTGAGCGAACGAACACCTCCCTTTCAAGGTATTTACTACTTCTATATCGCAGCCGACAAAGGCAGTTTTAAGCTAGCCGCAGAAACCTTGTTTGTTACTGCTGCTGCGGTAAGCCAGCAGATCAGGCAACTTGAGGACTGGCTCGGTGCAGAGCTCTTCATCAGACAGCACCGCAAAATTGTACTCACTCATGAAGGCGAAGTTCTGTATCTTCAAGCGAAGAAAGGCTTTGCCCACCTTCAAGATGGCGTGAGAAGAATCAACCAAGACCCTAATCCAAATCAGCTCTCGATTTCGACTGTTCCATCTTTTGCACAGCACTGGTTAGTGCCAAGAATTGGTGACTTCAGAGAAAGGCATCCTGACTTATCCATGCTGATTGAGCCAACCAACAAGCTGATCACTTTTGAGGACTCAAGTATTGATATCTGTATACGCTACGGGCACGGCGACTACCCAAATCTAGAGTCACGTTGGTTAATGGATGAGGTGTTATACCCTGTTTGTCATCCGCTTTATCAGGAAAAATATGGAATATACACAGTCGACGACCTGCACAAAGCGGAGCTGATTGAAGACCGATGGCCTGATATGGATTGGTCTATCTGGCTTAATGAAGTGGGTGTTGAAGGCGGTCATACGACATTGCAGTTTGATGGTTCTCACTTTGTACTAGAGGGAGCACTTTCTGTTCAAGGCGTTGCTTTGGTCAAGCACAGTTTAGTGTATCGATACCTGCAAGAAGGCAAGCTGGTTAGAATAGGGAATACAGCGTTAAGGCCAAAATACAATTACTTCTTATGTGCACCGCCAGGGTATTTTCATCGTGACAAAATTCAACGCTTCTCTAAATGGATAGAAACTCAAGTCAGTGAGTTTGGTAATAAAGGAAGGGAAGAGCTTACTATCGTCGAGACAGACTTCTCATTGAAATGGTCCGGAAACTCCGATGGCTAA
- a CDS encoding DUF1127 domain-containing protein, which translates to MNSGTVRVELDQRSTNTSLIKKFYFKVQRFRQNAKTRKHLADLPDHLLNDIGLTYTQAQQEVRKAFWE; encoded by the coding sequence ATGAATTCAGGCACAGTTAGAGTCGAACTCGATCAGCGATCAACAAACACTTCTTTGATTAAGAAATTCTATTTCAAAGTTCAGCGATTTAGACAAAATGCAAAAACAAGAAAACACTTGGCTGATCTACCTGATCACCTTTTAAATGATATTGGGTTAACGTATACACAAGCACAGCAAGAGGTGAGGAAAGCATTTTGGGAATAA